The following proteins are co-located in the Dehalococcoidales bacterium genome:
- a CDS encoding type II toxin-antitoxin system PemK/MazF family toxin produces MTKLLEVKRGDIYMVDWGGEIGEHPALIIQNDIGNRYSNSTIVAYITHTVGKGLPVLVEFKDHEASLPHGGSIDLGRIMTIPKTMLGNKVGRLSSPRMLAVKKAIMDSLGIA; encoded by the coding sequence ATGACCAAATTGCTCGAGGTAAAGCGGGGTGATATCTACATGGTGGACTGGGGCGGAGAAATCGGCGAGCACCCCGCGCTAATCATACAGAATGACATCGGCAACCGGTACAGCAATTCTACTATCGTTGCTTACATCACGCACACAGTCGGCAAGGGGCTGCCGGTACTGGTGGAATTTAAGGACCATGAGGCCAGTTTGCCCCACGGCGGCTCAATCGATTTAGGCAGAATCATGACCATTCCCAAGACAATGCTGGGTAACAAAGTGGGGAGACTATCCTCGCCAAGAATGCTCGCAGTAAAAAAGGCAATCATGGATAGCCTGGGCATAGCCTGA